Proteins from a genomic interval of Kitasatospora kifunensis:
- a CDS encoding phosphatase PAP2 family protein produces the protein MQNLTLSWQSAGATSAVLLGASYAVHRTLPTRRNAVAVLREAGTLLALFALWQLVGQLSLMSTDHALDRAEWIHRTELRLGLPDEASWQRAVLPHSILVRLANYYYASMHFAVMIAVLLWVFLRHRARYPWVRTTVVLVTAACLVIQFVPVAPPRMLPDSGFVDVAAQYGQSVYDGGIGGLRADELSAMPSVHVAWCVLVAVAVIRVGRSPWRWLILLHPALTVAVVVVTANHFWADGLVAVMLLLLAYAAQYGVGRLRERRRSGRSPEGDGGGDGGEGSTRPSWQPQPTTR, from the coding sequence TTGCAGAATCTGACCCTGTCCTGGCAGAGCGCCGGTGCCACGTCGGCGGTGCTCCTCGGTGCCTCGTACGCCGTCCACCGCACCCTGCCGACCCGCCGAAACGCGGTGGCCGTGCTGCGCGAGGCCGGCACTTTGCTGGCCCTGTTCGCCCTCTGGCAACTGGTCGGCCAGCTCTCGCTGATGAGCACCGACCACGCGCTCGACCGGGCCGAGTGGATCCATCGCACCGAGCTGAGACTCGGTCTGCCGGACGAGGCGTCCTGGCAGAGAGCGGTCCTGCCGCATTCGATCCTCGTCCGGCTGGCGAACTACTACTACGCGTCGATGCATTTCGCGGTGATGATCGCCGTCCTGCTCTGGGTCTTCCTGCGGCACCGGGCCCGTTATCCGTGGGTGCGGACCACGGTCGTCCTGGTGACCGCGGCCTGCCTGGTGATCCAGTTCGTGCCGGTGGCACCGCCGAGGATGCTGCCGGACAGCGGTTTCGTCGACGTGGCGGCCCAGTACGGTCAGTCCGTCTACGACGGTGGAATCGGCGGACTGCGGGCGGACGAGCTTTCGGCGATGCCGTCCGTCCATGTCGCCTGGTGCGTGCTGGTGGCCGTCGCGGTCATCCGGGTGGGCCGTTCGCCCTGGCGGTGGCTGATCCTGCTGCATCCGGCGCTGACCGTCGCCGTCGTGGTGGTGACGGCCAACCACTTCTGGGCCGACGGCCTGGTGGCCGTCATGTTGTTGCTCCTCGCGTATGCCGCGCAGTACGGAGTCGGGCGGCTGCGCGAGCGGCGCCGAAGCGGTCGGTCACCGGAGGGGGACGGCGGCGGGGACGGCGGCGAAGGCAGCACGCGTCCGAGCTGGCAGCCACAGCCGACCACCCGCTGA
- a CDS encoding acetate uptake transporter produces MSTDATGANARPASLDAGPLGYLALGLTLLGYGLLQTGVLHHTQVADAAGLAHLLGGVALFIAGLWQLRAGDTLNGTAFAGLGAFWAVWSMGAGTAAGGRNAVGLFLLLWAMLALTLTAASWQGGLFNRAVFGLLTLSLLLNAVGVLNSSGGLVKAAGWVAAVAGLISWYWATAALTNHHWGRAALPVK; encoded by the coding sequence GTGAGCACTGACGCTACCGGGGCCAACGCCCGACCCGCCTCGCTCGACGCGGGTCCTCTCGGATACCTCGCACTCGGCCTGACCCTGCTCGGCTACGGCCTGCTGCAGACCGGGGTCCTGCACCACACCCAGGTAGCCGACGCAGCGGGCCTCGCGCACCTGCTCGGCGGGGTCGCACTCTTCATCGCCGGCCTGTGGCAACTGCGTGCCGGTGACACGCTGAACGGCACCGCCTTCGCCGGGCTGGGCGCCTTCTGGGCGGTCTGGTCCATGGGCGCGGGCACGGCGGCCGGCGGCCGGAACGCGGTCGGGCTCTTCCTGCTGCTCTGGGCCATGCTGGCCCTCACCCTGACGGCCGCGAGCTGGCAGGGCGGGCTCTTCAACCGCGCCGTCTTCGGGCTGCTGACGCTCTCGCTGCTGCTGAACGCGGTCGGCGTGCTCAACTCCTCCGGCGGGCTGGTGAAGGCGGCCGGCTGGGTCGCGGCGGTGGCCGGGTTGATCAGCTGGTACTGGGCCACGGCAGCACTGACCAACCACCACTGGGGCCGGGCTGCGCTGCCGGTCAAGTGA
- a CDS encoding SpoIIE family protein phosphatase, with protein sequence MVTARAAATFEPDGRSASAARGFVRDALLGWGLPEIVDDAVVLVSELVTNAVVHAGTAAEVSCLREEDSVQIGVTDRHPERGLPAFAGPVAGDAVSEHFADAEGEGGRGLLMCSALSSRWGVEYSAGQKTVWFRLPLQRALPGTRYALPQAPGEVLPSTDGRVLVAVVQVDAQGLVRAWNADAEGLFRQPAAEVLDSPWADLVVWPQAPGGPSGLAEVLQLAHWEGTFGIRRADQRTIEVYGSQVRVLDPTGAPSTLCLLVRERDRAVLHTPTKVAAASPAAGGVEPIDLLLDGVPADDLSGMLQLTVERARDLLDGDAAYLLLITEDESEFEVRAATGLPAGHTKDVRLPVDSGHGRYDSARLPAVHEDLSVRPGAAPLLGGSGLRSLITVPLKVEGRLIGSLGVAANQPGQYDNDQALRLQFAADRIALTVENARLAERERLRRGALSFLVEASDLLAGTLEHQQTLALVAQMAVPTLAAWCAVYTIAEHADFAELAFVLHEDEERIDPLRDLLRRIDAPVDIVAGGTAPWPGPSRAVTNAEPGGLIGQTVVLPLFARNRVIGLLALGTKAGVSFRQEILELAEDLSRRAALALDNSRLYSERTAISQALQRSLLPPELPKIPGVEVEVFYQAAGEGNEVGGDFYDLFSIREGTYGFAIGDVCGTGPQAASVTGLARNSLRLLAREGLDAPQVLSRLNRAILDEGDRGRFLTLLYGELTPRPDGSTALSLVCAGHPLPLRLRSDGQVSAAATSQPLLGVMEELELTAEQVVLEPGEVLLCVTDGVTERREGLRMLGEDGLAAVLTGCTGLTAGAVAARVQRAVERFAPEPPSDDMAIIALRVPVQRQG encoded by the coding sequence GTGGTCACCGCGCGCGCAGCCGCCACCTTCGAGCCGGACGGCCGCTCAGCCTCCGCCGCGCGCGGCTTCGTCCGCGACGCGCTCCTGGGCTGGGGGCTGCCCGAGATCGTCGACGACGCCGTGGTGCTGGTCAGTGAGCTGGTCACGAACGCCGTGGTGCACGCCGGGACCGCCGCCGAGGTGAGCTGTCTGCGCGAGGAGGACTCGGTGCAGATCGGCGTCACCGACCGCCACCCCGAGCGCGGACTGCCGGCCTTCGCCGGCCCCGTCGCCGGGGACGCGGTCTCGGAGCACTTCGCCGACGCCGAGGGCGAGGGCGGGCGCGGCCTGCTGATGTGCTCGGCGCTCTCCAGCCGCTGGGGCGTGGAGTACTCGGCCGGGCAGAAGACCGTCTGGTTCCGGCTGCCACTGCAGCGTGCCCTGCCCGGCACTCGCTACGCCCTGCCGCAGGCACCCGGCGAGGTGCTGCCCAGTACGGACGGGCGGGTGCTGGTGGCGGTCGTGCAGGTGGACGCCCAGGGCCTGGTGCGTGCCTGGAACGCCGACGCCGAAGGGCTGTTCCGCCAACCGGCCGCCGAGGTCCTCGACAGCCCCTGGGCGGACCTGGTGGTCTGGCCGCAGGCGCCCGGCGGGCCGAGCGGCCTGGCCGAGGTGCTGCAACTGGCCCACTGGGAAGGGACCTTCGGCATCCGCAGGGCCGACCAGCGGACCATCGAGGTCTACGGCTCCCAGGTCCGGGTGCTGGACCCCACCGGCGCCCCCTCCACGCTCTGCCTGCTGGTCCGCGAACGCGACCGGGCCGTGCTGCACACGCCCACCAAGGTCGCCGCGGCCAGCCCGGCGGCGGGCGGCGTCGAGCCGATCGACCTGCTGCTGGACGGCGTGCCCGCCGACGACCTGTCGGGCATGCTGCAACTGACCGTGGAACGAGCGCGCGACCTGCTCGACGGCGACGCCGCCTACCTGCTGCTGATCACCGAGGACGAGAGCGAGTTCGAGGTCAGAGCCGCCACCGGACTGCCGGCCGGGCACACCAAGGACGTCCGGCTCCCGGTCGACTCCGGCCACGGGCGCTACGACTCCGCCCGACTGCCCGCCGTGCACGAGGACCTGTCGGTGCGTCCGGGCGCCGCGCCACTGCTCGGCGGTTCCGGGCTGCGCTCGCTGATCACCGTCCCGCTCAAGGTCGAGGGCCGGCTGATCGGCTCGCTCGGCGTGGCCGCCAACCAGCCCGGACAGTACGACAACGACCAGGCGCTGCGCCTGCAGTTCGCCGCCGACCGGATCGCGCTGACCGTGGAGAACGCCCGGCTGGCCGAGCGGGAACGGCTGCGGCGCGGCGCGCTCTCCTTCCTGGTGGAGGCCTCCGACCTCCTGGCCGGCACCTTGGAGCACCAGCAGACCCTCGCCCTGGTGGCCCAGATGGCGGTGCCGACCCTGGCCGCCTGGTGCGCCGTCTACACCATCGCGGAACACGCCGACTTCGCCGAACTGGCCTTCGTGCTGCACGAGGACGAGGAGCGAATCGACCCGCTGCGCGACCTGCTGCGGCGCATCGACGCGCCCGTGGACATCGTGGCCGGCGGCACCGCCCCCTGGCCGGGACCGAGCCGGGCGGTCACCAACGCCGAGCCCGGCGGGCTGATCGGCCAGACCGTGGTGCTGCCGCTGTTCGCCCGCAACCGGGTGATCGGGCTGCTGGCGCTGGGGACCAAGGCCGGGGTGTCGTTCCGTCAGGAGATCCTGGAGCTGGCCGAGGACCTGTCCCGCCGCGCGGCCCTGGCTCTGGACAACTCGCGGCTCTACTCCGAGCGGACCGCGATCAGCCAGGCTCTGCAACGCAGCCTGCTGCCCCCGGAGCTGCCCAAGATCCCCGGCGTCGAGGTGGAGGTCTTCTACCAGGCCGCCGGCGAGGGCAACGAGGTCGGCGGCGACTTCTACGACCTCTTCTCGATCCGCGAGGGCACCTACGGCTTCGCGATCGGCGACGTCTGCGGGACCGGCCCGCAGGCCGCCTCGGTCACCGGCCTGGCCAGGAACTCCCTACGGCTACTGGCCCGCGAGGGACTGGACGCCCCGCAGGTGCTGTCCCGGCTCAACCGCGCGATCCTCGACGAGGGCGACCGGGGCCGCTTCCTGACCCTGCTCTACGGCGAGCTGACGCCTCGCCCGGACGGCAGCACCGCGCTGAGCCTGGTCTGCGCCGGGCACCCGCTGCCGCTGCGGCTGCGCAGCGACGGACAGGTGAGCGCGGCGGCCACCTCGCAGCCGCTGCTGGGGGTGATGGAGGAGCTGGAGTTGACGGCCGAGCAGGTGGTGCTGGAGCCGGGCGAGGTACTGCTCTGCGTCACCGACGGTGTGACCGAGCGTCGTGAGGGACTGCGGATGCTCGGCGAGGACGGGCTGGCCGCAGTGCTCACCGGGTGCACCGGACTGACGGCGGGCGCCGTCGCGGCCCGGGTGCAGCGTGCCGTGGAGCGGTTCGCCCCGGAGCCTCCGTCGGATGACATGGCGATCATCGCGCTGCGGGTTCCGGTCCAGCGACAGGGCTGA